The genome window AATTCGAAGTCGCTGGGCAGCGGACGGTCGAAAGTTCGGATAAATGCAGACAGCACCGACGCTCGGGTAATGCAAAATCCTTCTGCAATGCTGCCCGCTTGGATGCCGACCCCGGAATATCGATCAGCCATCGTCAGTAACCCGGTCGTGGGCGTGATCGCGTGACGTATCCCGCCCGTTGCCAGTTCGTAACAGGTTTCACGTTCGACAAAAAACATGAAGTCGTCGTTTTCGACTGTAACGGAAAAGGCGCGATCCGCCGAACTTGATACGGTCCAGCCGACCAAATCGGCCGTTCCATGGACACCGAATGAAAACAGGCCACGACGATCGGTACTGAGGGGTCGATAGAAATTATTCGGCTTTTTGTCAGTAATCCATTGAGCAACTTCACCAGTTGTGAGTGATGTCGGCTCTAGCGTGATCTGGATAATCTCTGTCAATGTGCCCCCTGCCACTGGCAAAAACTCCGGCTTTAAGCTTGAAAAAGTCCCGAGTAAGCATCGCGCAGCACGTTCTTTTGTACTTTGCCCATGGTGTTGCGCGGCAGCTCATCGACGATGATGATGCGTTTGGGCTGCTTATATCGTGCAAGACGATCCCGCAGCCCTTCCAGCACCGCCGTCTCGTCGATCGCCGCGCCCGGCTCTCGCACGACGACTGCGGTCAGGCCTTCTCCGAGATCGGGATGCGGCACGCCGATGACGGCGCTCTCGACTATGCCGGGCAACTGATCGATCTCGCTCTCGATCTCCTTCGGATAGATGTTGTACCCACCGGAGATGACGAGATCCTTGCCCCGGCCGACGATGTGCACATAGCCGCGCTCGTCGATCTTGCCGAGATCGCCGGTGATGAAGAAGCCGTCGTCGCGAAACTCGGCTTTGGTTTTTTCGGGCATGCGCCAGTAGCCCTTGAAGACGTTCGGCCCCTTCACTTCGATCATGCCCGTGTCGCCATCCGCCAGCGACGCCCCCGTTTCCGGCTGCGTGACGCGCAGGGAAACGCCGGGTAGAGGAAAGCCGACGGTGCCAGCCACGCGCTCCCCGTCATAGGGGTTCGAGGTGTTCATGTTGGTCTCGGTCATGCCGTAGCGCTCGAGGATCGCATGGCCCGTCCTTTCGGAAAACAACCTGTGCGTCTCGGCAAGCAACGGCGCGGAGCCCGAGATAAAGAGCCGCATCTCCGAGGTCACCTCGGCGTTCAGGCCGGGATGCTGCACCAGCCGGACATAGAAGGTCGGGACACCCATCAGAACCGTCGCTCGGGGCATCAGCCGCAATACCTCGTCCGCGTCGAATTTGGGCAGCAGATACATCGAGGCACCAGCAAGCAGGGTGACATTCGATGCGACGAAGAGGCCATGGGTATGGAAGATCGGCAGCGCATGGATCAGCCTGTCGCCGCTCTCGAAACGCCAGTGATCGCGCAGCGTCACCGCATTCGACAAAAGATTGTCATGGGTCAGCATCGCAC of Rhizobium sp. NXC24 contains these proteins:
- a CDS encoding malonyl-CoA synthase; translation: MTNHLFDVIARNAKPDAAFIETSDGKVWRYRDVIEQSGRLAATLVAMGVKPDDRVAVQVEKSPEALLLYLACLRAGAVYLPLNTAYTFAELDYFIGDAEPRLVVVSPKTRQGLEPVAARYGARLETLDESGGGSLMAALADGPAEFIDVARGPDDLAAILYTSGTTGRSKGAMLTHDNLLSNAVTLRDHWRFESGDRLIHALPIFHTHGLFVASNVTLLAGASMYLLPKFDADEVLRLMPRATVLMGVPTFYVRLVQHPGLNAEVTSEMRLFISGSAPLLAETHRLFSERTGHAILERYGMTETNMNTSNPYDGERVAGTVGFPLPGVSLRVTQPETGASLADGDTGMIEVKGPNVFKGYWRMPEKTKAEFRDDGFFITGDLGKIDERGYVHIVGRGKDLVISGGYNIYPKEIESEIDQLPGIVESAVIGVPHPDLGEGLTAVVVREPGAAIDETAVLEGLRDRLARYKQPKRIIIVDELPRNTMGKVQKNVLRDAYSGLFQA